A stretch of Clostridium formicaceticum DNA encodes these proteins:
- the nuoF gene encoding NADH-quinone oxidoreductase subunit NuoF, producing MDLFRSHVLVCAGTGCTSSDSLKIIEKLESQLKEYNLEKEVKVVKTGCFGLCEAGPIVIVYPEGAFYSHVKLEDVERITEEHLLKGRVVKDLLYKESVEEDTIKAINEVGFYKKQQRVALRNCGLINPEVIEEYIAFDGYQALAQVLTEMTPEEVIDVIKKSGLRGRGGGGFPTGLKWEFTAKAEGDQKYVACNADEGDPGAFMDRSVLEGDPHVIIEAMAIAGYAVGANKGYVYVRAEYPIAVKRLQIAIDQAKEKGLLGENIFGTDFGFDLEIRLGAGAFVCGEETALINSIEGKRGMPRPRPPFPAHKGIWDKPTLLNNVETYANVPQIILKGAEWFSSIGTEKSKGTKVFALGGKINNTGLLEIPMGTTLKEVIYEIGGGIPNGKAFKAVQTGGPSGGCIPAKYIDTPIDYDNLISLGSMMGSGGMIVMDEDNCMVDIARFFLDFTVEESCGKCTPCREGTKRMLELLEKISEGKGVMEDITKLETLAKTIKSASLCGLGQTAPNPVLSTLKYFRDEYEAHVNEKRCPAGVCQALLQYTVVAELCKKCGICATKCPVSCISGEKGKEVYAIDTEKCIKCGACLSACPFNAINRK from the coding sequence ATGGATTTATTTAGATCGCATGTACTGGTATGTGCAGGAACGGGGTGTACATCCTCCGATTCACTAAAAATCATAGAAAAATTAGAAAGTCAATTAAAAGAATATAATCTCGAAAAGGAAGTCAAGGTAGTTAAAACAGGGTGTTTTGGACTTTGTGAAGCCGGGCCAATTGTTATTGTCTACCCAGAGGGAGCTTTTTACAGTCATGTGAAACTAGAAGACGTTGAAAGAATTACAGAGGAGCATTTATTAAAAGGAAGAGTTGTTAAGGATTTATTATATAAGGAATCGGTAGAGGAAGATACCATCAAAGCCATTAACGAAGTAGGTTTTTACAAAAAACAACAAAGGGTTGCCTTGAGAAATTGTGGTTTGATTAATCCTGAAGTGATAGAAGAATATATTGCCTTTGATGGTTACCAAGCCCTAGCACAGGTATTAACAGAGATGACGCCGGAAGAAGTCATTGATGTGATAAAAAAATCTGGTCTAAGAGGTCGAGGTGGCGGTGGTTTCCCTACTGGATTAAAATGGGAATTCACAGCGAAGGCAGAGGGCGATCAAAAATATGTAGCCTGTAATGCTGACGAAGGTGACCCGGGAGCCTTTATGGATCGTTCCGTATTAGAGGGAGATCCCCATGTAATTATAGAGGCAATGGCTATTGCTGGCTATGCAGTAGGCGCCAATAAAGGTTATGTTTATGTTCGTGCAGAATACCCCATAGCAGTAAAACGACTTCAAATAGCGATAGATCAAGCAAAAGAAAAAGGCTTATTAGGAGAAAATATCTTTGGTACAGACTTTGGTTTTGATTTAGAAATTCGCCTGGGTGCAGGAGCCTTTGTCTGTGGGGAAGAAACAGCCCTGATTAACTCCATTGAAGGGAAAAGGGGTATGCCAAGACCAAGACCACCATTCCCAGCCCATAAAGGAATTTGGGATAAACCTACTCTGTTAAACAATGTGGAAACCTATGCCAATGTACCACAAATCATCTTAAAAGGCGCAGAGTGGTTTTCCAGCATAGGAACCGAAAAGTCTAAAGGAACAAAAGTATTTGCTCTAGGAGGTAAGATTAATAATACCGGTTTACTAGAAATCCCTATGGGAACCACATTAAAAGAAGTTATCTATGAAATTGGCGGCGGTATACCTAATGGTAAGGCTTTTAAAGCGGTACAAACAGGAGGGCCTTCTGGAGGTTGTATACCAGCAAAATATATTGACACACCTATTGACTATGATAACCTCATCTCCCTAGGCTCTATGATGGGTTCTGGCGGAATGATTGTTATGGATGAAGATAACTGTATGGTGGATATTGCTAGATTTTTCTTAGACTTTACTGTAGAAGAATCCTGTGGAAAATGTACCCCTTGTCGAGAAGGTACAAAAAGAATGTTGGAGTTATTAGAAAAAATCTCCGAAGGCAAAGGTGTGATGGAGGATATTACCAAACTTGAAACCTTAGCGAAGACCATTAAATCAGCATCGCTTTGCGGCTTAGGCCAAACAGCGCCAAACCCAGTATTATCAACACTAAAGTATTTCAGAGACGAATATGAGGCTCATGTAAATGAAAAACGCTGTCCAGCAGGAGTATGTCAGGCGTTATTACAGTATACGGTTGTAGCAGAGCTTTGTAAAAAATGCGGTATTTGTGCTACAAAATGTCCAGTAAGCTGTATAAGTGGTGAAAAGGGTAAAGAAGTTTATGCAATAGATACAGAAAAATGTATTAAATGCGGTGCTTGTTTATCGGCATGTCCGTTTAACGCGATTAATAGAAAATAA
- a CDS encoding (2Fe-2S) ferredoxin domain-containing protein, translating to MKTIAELQKIRQETLEKVNLRQDRKGTRIVVGMATCGIAAGARPVMMALIEEVNKRNLQDVVVTQTGCIGACRLEPIVEVYKEGEEKVTYVAMTEERARKIIADHIVNGNVVYDYTIGAYEK from the coding sequence ATGAAAACGATTGCTGAGTTACAAAAAATTCGACAAGAGACCTTGGAGAAAGTAAATCTTAGACAGGATAGAAAAGGTACAAGAATTGTGGTGGGTATGGCTACCTGTGGGATAGCAGCTGGAGCTAGACCAGTGATGATGGCGCTGATTGAAGAAGTTAATAAAAGAAACCTTCAGGATGTAGTAGTAACACAAACAGGTTGTATAGGAGCCTGTAGACTGGAGCCCATTGTAGAAGTTTACAAAGAAGGAGAAGAAAAGGTAACTTATGTAGCCATGACAGAAGAGAGGGCAAGAAAAATCATTGCAGATCACATTGTCAACGGTAACGTTGTTTATGACTATACAATAGGAGCTTATGAAAAGTAA
- a CDS encoding complex I 24 kDa subunit family protein yields MAKKILTEENFQKLQKVIDANKGKSGALMPVLQEGQKIFGCLPLEVQKKISEEMDIPLSEVYGVVTFYSQFSLEPKGDYVIGVCLGTACYVKGAQAIIDKISEITHIKPGQNSSDGKFTLVATRCIGACGLAPVLTVNEDVYGRLKVEDVPGIIEKY; encoded by the coding sequence ATGGCGAAGAAAATTTTAACTGAGGAGAATTTTCAAAAATTACAGAAAGTTATTGACGCAAACAAGGGGAAAAGTGGCGCTTTGATGCCGGTACTACAGGAAGGACAAAAAATCTTTGGATGCTTGCCCTTAGAAGTACAGAAAAAAATATCAGAGGAGATGGACATTCCTTTGAGTGAAGTTTACGGGGTGGTAACCTTCTATTCCCAGTTTTCTCTTGAGCCAAAGGGAGATTATGTGATCGGTGTTTGCTTAGGAACCGCCTGTTATGTTAAGGGAGCCCAGGCCATCATTGATAAAATCAGTGAAATTACCCATATAAAGCCAGGACAAAACTCTTCGGATGGAAAGTTTACCTTAGTAGCTACAAGATGTATAGGTGCATGTGGTCTAGCACCAGTACTTACAGTAAATGAAGATGTATATGGAAGATTGAAGGTAGAAGATGTACCTGGGATTATAGAAAAATATTAA
- the hprK gene encoding HPr(Ser) kinase/phosphatase, producing the protein MKYITVRKLIEDLKLEELNRLMDEDTQVISSDLNRPGIQLAGYFDYFAHERIQIIGKVEHRFLNTLDADTRKARFDKILSYDIPCLILSRDLEAPKELMEAAEKYQRKILRSSLNTTKLFSKLATYLEDNLADTITLHGVLMDIYGVGVLITGKSGIGKSETAIELIKRGHLFVADDAVEVKRIGQDYLVACAPEITRHMMEVRGIGIMDVKSLFGVGAIKIRTDINLVVSLEEWDTDKSYDRLGLDESFREILGIKVEEMVIPVKPARNIAVIIEVAARNHRLKIMGYNAAKAFSDKLLEHLTVEKQ; encoded by the coding sequence ATGAAATATATTACAGTAAGGAAACTTATTGAAGATTTGAAATTGGAGGAATTGAATCGTTTGATGGATGAAGATACCCAAGTAATTAGCAGTGATTTAAATAGACCTGGGATTCAACTAGCTGGTTACTTTGATTACTTTGCCCATGAAAGAATTCAAATTATAGGTAAGGTAGAGCACAGATTTTTAAATACATTAGATGCGGATACAAGGAAAGCAAGGTTTGATAAAATATTATCATACGATATTCCTTGTCTTATACTCAGCAGAGATTTGGAAGCGCCAAAGGAGCTAATGGAGGCAGCGGAAAAATATCAAAGGAAAATATTAAGAAGTAGTTTGAATACAACAAAATTGTTTAGCAAATTGGCCACTTACCTAGAAGATAATTTAGCTGATACAATCACCCTGCATGGGGTATTAATGGATATATATGGTGTAGGCGTATTGATCACCGGTAAAAGTGGTATAGGCAAGAGTGAAACTGCTATAGAACTTATAAAAAGAGGCCACCTTTTCGTAGCAGACGATGCTGTAGAGGTCAAAAGAATAGGACAAGATTATTTAGTGGCTTGCGCTCCTGAGATTACTAGGCATATGATGGAGGTACGAGGTATAGGGATTATGGATGTGAAAAGCTTATTTGGTGTTGGTGCTATTAAAATTAGAACGGATATTAATCTGGTGGTAAGTTTGGAAGAATGGGATACTGATAAGAGTTATGATCGATTAGGGTTAGATGAAAGTTTTAGAGAAATATTAGGAATAAAAGTAGAAGAAATGGTGATACCAGTAAAGCCTGCAAGAAACATTGCGGTGATCATAGAAGTAGCAGCAAGAAACCACCGGTTGAAAATTATGGGCTATAATGCAGCAAAAGCTTTTAGTGATAAGTTATTGGAACATCTCACTGTTGAAAAACAATAA
- the uvrC gene encoding excinuclease ABC subunit UvrC: protein MFDIKQQLKILPEKPGVYLMKNKEDEIIYVGKAISLKNRVRQYFQSLKNQPPKVKAMVANIYSFEYIITDTELEALILECNLIKENRPKYNILLRDDKTYPYIKITMKEAYPRVMKTRRFLKDGAKYFGPYTNVTALNETLEVIHQLFAIRKCKKNIAKSMEKGERPCLNFHIKNCLGPCTGRVEQEQYGQLIQEIILFLSGKENELIKKTQAKMQEAAAKMNYEGAAKYRDQVLALSSIVEKQKMVSTNEVDQDIIAVAKGDEESYVQVFFIRKGKVVQRQHYTLSTNEEEGIGEILSSFVKQFYNNMTFIPQEVLVEEELEDQQLMEDWLSTKRGSKVTMKSPKKGEKRKLVEMVKKNALLMMEQTKEIKARKKEEKERLLGELQEILELTVLPYRIEAFDISNIQGVESVGSMVVFEDGKPQNKEYRRFKIATVEGANDYASIEEIILRRFKRGLKETKNIIEGVTTIEEGKFSTFPDLIMVDGGLGQVHSVEKSLNALGLIIPVCGMIKDHRHRTRGLIYQGRELLIDKTSSLFRFIARVQEEAHRFAITYHKSLRKDTSMYSILQEIPGIGETRRKNLMKHFKDINKIKEATLEELTEVEGLNKTVAENIYTFFRKTN, encoded by the coding sequence ATGTTTGACATAAAACAGCAGTTAAAAATATTACCGGAAAAGCCGGGCGTATATCTGATGAAAAATAAAGAAGATGAAATTATTTATGTAGGTAAGGCTATATCGCTAAAAAATAGAGTGCGACAGTATTTTCAGTCCTTAAAAAATCAACCACCAAAGGTGAAGGCGATGGTGGCCAATATCTACTCCTTTGAGTACATTATTACGGACACAGAATTAGAAGCATTAATTCTAGAGTGTAATTTGATAAAAGAAAATAGACCGAAATACAATATATTGCTTAGGGACGATAAAACTTATCCTTATATTAAAATAACCATGAAGGAAGCCTACCCTAGAGTGATGAAAACCAGGCGCTTTTTAAAGGATGGAGCGAAATACTTCGGGCCTTATACAAATGTAACAGCTTTAAATGAGACGCTAGAAGTGATTCACCAGCTATTTGCCATAAGGAAATGCAAAAAAAACATAGCCAAATCTATGGAAAAAGGGGAACGGCCCTGTTTGAATTTCCATATAAAAAACTGCTTAGGCCCATGTACTGGCAGGGTAGAACAAGAACAGTATGGGCAGCTGATTCAAGAAATCATTTTATTTCTAAGTGGTAAAGAGAATGAATTAATAAAAAAAACTCAAGCGAAAATGCAAGAGGCTGCTGCAAAAATGAATTATGAAGGGGCAGCAAAATATAGGGATCAGGTTTTAGCCTTGTCCAGCATCGTGGAAAAACAAAAAATGGTCTCCACCAACGAAGTTGACCAAGATATTATAGCGGTGGCCAAGGGTGATGAAGAAAGCTACGTACAGGTATTTTTTATTAGAAAAGGAAAAGTTGTACAAAGACAGCATTATACCTTGTCTACCAACGAAGAAGAAGGCATTGGAGAAATTTTATCTTCTTTTGTGAAACAGTTCTACAATAATATGACTTTTATTCCACAAGAGGTTTTGGTTGAAGAGGAATTAGAAGATCAACAGTTAATGGAGGATTGGCTTAGTACAAAACGAGGTAGTAAAGTAACGATGAAGTCACCTAAAAAAGGGGAAAAAAGGAAATTAGTGGAAATGGTAAAAAAGAATGCTCTTTTAATGATGGAACAAACAAAGGAAATAAAGGCCAGAAAGAAAGAAGAAAAAGAAAGGTTGTTAGGGGAATTACAGGAGATACTGGAATTAACAGTATTGCCTTATCGTATTGAAGCCTTTGATATATCTAATATTCAAGGGGTAGAGTCGGTGGGATCTATGGTGGTTTTTGAAGATGGAAAACCTCAAAATAAAGAATACAGAAGATTTAAAATAGCAACAGTTGAGGGTGCAAATGATTATGCTAGTATAGAAGAAATCATTTTAAGACGATTTAAAAGAGGCTTGAAGGAAACAAAAAATATTATTGAGGGTGTAACTACAATAGAAGAAGGCAAATTTTCTACATTTCCTGATTTGATTATGGTAGATGGTGGCTTAGGACAAGTTCATAGTGTTGAAAAGTCTTTAAATGCACTTGGACTTATCATCCCTGTTTGTGGCATGATTAAAGATCATCGCCATAGAACCAGAGGCCTCATCTATCAAGGGAGAGAATTATTGATTGACAAAACTTCAAGTTTATTTCGTTTTATTGCTAGAGTACAGGAGGAAGCCCATCGATTTGCTATCACCTATCATAAAAGTTTGAGAAAAGATACCAGTATGTATTCTATCCTACAGGAAATACCTGGAATAGGGGAAACCAGGAGAAAAAATCTTATGAAACATTTTAAAGATATCAATAAAATCAAGGAAGCAACTTTGGAAGAATTAACGGAGGTAGAAGGATTAAATAAAACTGTAGCAGAAAACATTTATACATTTTTTAGAAAAACAAACTAA
- a CDS encoding stalk domain-containing protein has translation MKKKGIIMILLSLFFLTTSFSLAASNIPWVKGYIRNFTIVHNHQILPLDKNPIVVENRLYLPAKFIAEAFDYHTTWHPSNETITFSPKTLEEKLPACNPLVGEYFIYGEIQDIDFQDRQIKIEQHLDHLSREVFDFLQIQENAMIFLKRNAHSMKVDLKDLKVGDVISLIVTKEDTVRGIIIDG, from the coding sequence GTGAAAAAGAAAGGAATTATCATGATTCTATTAAGCTTGTTCTTCCTCACTACATCTTTTAGTCTAGCAGCCTCTAATATCCCTTGGGTAAAAGGATATATAAGAAATTTTACCATTGTACACAACCACCAAATATTACCATTAGACAAAAATCCTATTGTAGTTGAAAACCGCCTTTACCTCCCTGCAAAATTTATTGCTGAAGCATTTGATTACCATACAACATGGCATCCCAGCAATGAAACAATTACCTTCAGCCCCAAAACTTTAGAAGAAAAACTACCTGCCTGTAATCCCTTAGTAGGAGAGTACTTCATCTACGGTGAGATACAGGACATTGATTTTCAAGACCGTCAAATCAAAATCGAACAACATTTGGATCACCTTAGTAGAGAAGTATTTGACTTTCTTCAGATTCAAGAGAATGCTATGATTTTTCTTAAAAGAAACGCGCATTCTATGAAAGTGGATTTAAAGGACCTAAAGGTAGGAGATGTTATCAGTCTTATTGTGACAAAGGAAGACACAGTGAGAGGCATCATCATAGATGGTTAA
- the uvrA gene encoding excinuclease ABC subunit UvrA, protein MAKDKIIIRGAKEHNLKNIDVEIPRDKFVVMTGLSGSGKSSLAFDTIYAEGQRRYIESLSAYARQFLGQMEKPDVEYIEGLSPAISIDQKTTSKNPRSTVGTVTEIYDYLRLLFARIGTPHCPVCGIEISQMTVEQIVDKIVALGEGTKLQILAPILQGKKGEHKKLLDEIKKEGFVRVRIDGEIRDIEEDIKLEKNKKHNIDVVVDRIVVREDSHQRIADSIETVLKLTEGLVIVDVIGGEEHLFSTKFACPHHGIGIEELAPRMFSFNSPFGACPECNGIGHMKVVDPELVIPNKGLTLRQGAIDPWSGSNGNGENTYYFKMLESLAKQYNVSIDTPIKDLPKDFIEDVLYGKSGKQITFQYESKYGGIRTYSSYFEGVIPNLERRYKETNSDYMREKIEEYMAEMPCNNCKGARLKDVALAVTVGDKNIHQVTELSVKEAKYYFDHLTLEERQAFIGKQILKEIQERLNFLQDVGLEYLTLSRNAGTLSGGESQRIRLATQIGSSLVGVLYILDEPSIGLHQRDNDKLLKTLRNLTDIGNTVLVVEHDEDTMLEADHIIDIGPGAGIHGGYLVAQGDLETIKKSEASITGQYLSGKKKIEIPDERRKPNGKWIIIKGARENNLKDLHVKIPLGVFTCVTGVSGSGKSTLINEILYKKVAQELNGAKSRPGAHEAIEGIEHIDKVIEIDQSPIGRTPRSNPATYTGVFDHIREVFSQTPYAKMRGYQKGRFSFNIKGGRCEACSGDGIIKIEMHFLPDVYVPCEVCKGKRYNRETLEVKYKEKTIADILQMNVEEALEFFESIPKIHNKLQTLYDVGLGYIKLGQPSTQLSGGEAQRIKLASELSKRSTGKTLYILDEPTTGLHIADIHRLIGVLQRLVASGNTVLVIEHNLDVIKTADYIIDLGPEGGSGGGTIVAEGTPEKIIEVKNSYTGIFLKKVLHKG, encoded by the coding sequence GTGGCAAAAGATAAAATTATTATAAGAGGAGCTAAGGAACATAATTTAAAAAATATTGATGTAGAAATTCCTAGAGATAAATTTGTTGTAATGACAGGTTTATCAGGATCAGGAAAATCCTCTCTAGCCTTTGATACTATCTATGCTGAGGGACAGAGGCGATATATTGAAAGCTTATCAGCCTATGCAAGACAATTTCTAGGACAAATGGAAAAACCTGATGTAGAGTATATAGAAGGACTCTCACCTGCGATTTCTATTGATCAAAAAACCACCAGCAAAAACCCACGTTCTACGGTGGGGACAGTAACGGAAATTTACGATTATTTACGATTATTATTTGCTAGGATAGGAACACCCCATTGTCCTGTATGTGGTATTGAAATCAGTCAAATGACGGTGGAGCAGATTGTGGATAAGATTGTAGCCTTAGGAGAAGGAACAAAGCTTCAGATATTAGCACCGATTCTTCAAGGAAAAAAAGGTGAACATAAAAAGCTGCTGGATGAAATAAAGAAAGAAGGATTTGTACGGGTTAGAATTGATGGAGAAATAAGAGATATTGAAGAAGATATAAAGCTGGAAAAAAATAAGAAACATAATATTGATGTGGTAGTAGATCGTATCGTTGTAAGAGAAGATTCTCATCAAAGAATTGCGGATTCCATAGAAACTGTACTAAAGTTGACAGAAGGACTGGTAATTGTAGATGTGATAGGGGGGGAAGAACATCTGTTTTCTACAAAATTTGCTTGTCCTCATCACGGGATTGGCATAGAGGAATTAGCTCCAAGGATGTTCTCTTTCAACAGTCCTTTTGGCGCTTGTCCTGAATGTAATGGTATTGGCCATATGAAGGTGGTGGACCCTGAATTAGTGATTCCAAACAAAGGCTTAACCCTTCGTCAAGGTGCTATTGATCCTTGGAGTGGTTCCAATGGCAATGGAGAAAACACCTATTATTTTAAAATGCTGGAAAGTTTAGCGAAGCAGTACAATGTTAGTATAGATACGCCTATAAAAGATCTACCAAAGGATTTTATTGAAGATGTCCTCTATGGAAAAAGTGGCAAACAAATTACCTTCCAGTATGAATCTAAGTATGGGGGGATTCGAACCTATTCCTCTTACTTTGAAGGGGTAATACCAAATCTTGAAAGACGCTACAAGGAAACCAATTCTGATTATATGCGGGAAAAAATTGAGGAATATATGGCTGAAATGCCTTGTAATAACTGTAAGGGAGCAAGATTGAAGGATGTTGCTTTGGCAGTTACTGTCGGAGATAAAAATATCCATCAAGTAACGGAATTATCGGTAAAGGAAGCGAAGTACTATTTTGATCATCTGACTTTGGAGGAGAGGCAAGCCTTTATTGGGAAACAAATTTTAAAAGAAATTCAAGAGAGATTAAATTTTTTGCAGGATGTTGGATTAGAATACTTGACCTTATCCAGGAATGCTGGTACCTTATCGGGAGGAGAATCCCAAAGAATACGATTAGCAACACAAATAGGTTCTAGTTTAGTAGGGGTTTTATATATCTTAGACGAGCCTAGTATAGGTTTACACCAAAGGGATAATGATAAGCTTTTGAAAACCTTGAGGAACCTTACGGATATAGGAAACACGGTTCTTGTCGTAGAACATGATGAAGATACGATGCTAGAAGCTGACCATATTATTGATATAGGACCAGGAGCAGGGATTCATGGAGGTTATTTAGTAGCACAAGGAGATCTAGAAACGATTAAAAAATCTGAAGCCTCTATTACAGGACAGTATTTAAGCGGAAAAAAGAAAATAGAAATTCCTGATGAAAGAAGAAAACCTAATGGCAAGTGGATTATCATTAAGGGAGCTAGAGAAAACAACTTAAAAGATCTTCATGTGAAGATTCCTCTAGGGGTCTTTACCTGTGTTACCGGGGTGTCGGGTTCTGGAAAGAGCACACTGATAAATGAAATACTATATAAAAAAGTGGCGCAGGAACTCAATGGTGCCAAAAGCAGGCCAGGGGCTCATGAAGCAATCGAAGGGATAGAGCATATAGATAAAGTCATCGAAATTGATCAATCTCCTATCGGCAGGACGCCAAGATCTAACCCTGCTACCTATACAGGTGTTTTCGATCATATTCGTGAAGTTTTTTCCCAAACCCCCTATGCAAAAATGAGGGGATATCAAAAAGGCAGATTTAGTTTTAATATAAAAGGTGGGCGATGTGAAGCATGTAGTGGGGATGGTATTATTAAAATTGAAATGCACTTCCTGCCGGACGTTTATGTACCCTGTGAAGTCTGCAAAGGGAAGCGCTATAATAGAGAAACTCTAGAAGTAAAGTACAAAGAAAAAACCATTGCTGATATTTTACAGATGAATGTAGAGGAAGCCTTGGAATTTTTTGAAAGTATACCTAAAATTCATAATAAGTTACAGACTTTATATGATGTAGGATTAGGTTATATAAAATTGGGACAACCTTCTACCCAATTGTCAGGGGGAGAAGCCCAAAGGATTAAATTGGCTAGCGAGCTAAGTAAAAGAAGCACGGGGAAAACCCTATATATTTTAGATGAACCAACCACCGGACTGCATATAGCAGATATTCATCGTCTTATTGGTGTTCTACAAAGACTTGTAGCCTCTGGAAACACGGTATTGGTGATAGAGCATAACCTAGATGTTATAAAAACAGCAGATTATATTATCGACCTTGGTCCCGAAGGTGGAAGTGGTGGGGGAACAATTGTAGCGGAGGGTACACCGGAAAAAATTATTGAAGTAAAGAATTCTTATACCGGTATATTTTTGAAAAAAGTTTTGCATAAAGGTTAA
- the uvrB gene encoding excinuclease ABC subunit UvrB, translating to MEKFEINSRYKPTGDQPKAIENLSNGIIKGLKHQTLLGVTGSGKTFTMANIIEKVQKPTLVIAHNKTLAAQLCSEFKEFFPNNAVEYFVSYYDYYQPEAYVAHSDTYIEKDASINDEIDKLRHSATAALFERRDVIIVASVSCIYGLGDPEEYKNLVVSLRTGMNKDRDQVLRQLVDIQYERNDINFVRGTFRVRGDIVEIFPASSSENAVRIEFFGEEIERITELNALTGEIIGRRSHISIFPASHYATSIEKVEGAIEKIEKELEEQIKYFKDNDKLIEAQRIQQRTMYDIEMLREVGFCQGIENYSRHLTGREAGSRPYTLLDFFPEDYLIITDESHVTIPQIRGMYGGDRSRKESLVNFGFRLPSAYDNRPLNFPEFEGLVNQILYVSATPGPYELEKSQQVVEQIIRPTGLLDPAVEVRPVKGQIDDLVGEINQQIEKGRRTLITTLTKKMAEDLTNYLKEIDIKVRYLHSDIKTIERMEIIRDLRLGVFDVLVGINLLREGLDLPEVSLVAILDADKEGFLRSETSMIQTIGRAARNVEGKVIMYGDKITNSMKKAIEETERRRKIQSEYNKTHRITPKSIEKKIYDVIEATKVAEGEIEYTVTKQDKKKYTKSELEKMIKELQSEMLQAAEALEFEKAAKLRDEIETLKKQQ from the coding sequence ATGGAGAAGTTTGAAATTAACTCCCGGTATAAACCTACGGGAGACCAACCGAAGGCAATTGAAAACTTAAGCAATGGCATTATAAAAGGACTAAAACATCAGACTTTGTTAGGGGTTACTGGCTCAGGAAAAACCTTTACGATGGCAAATATCATCGAAAAGGTGCAGAAGCCTACTTTAGTAATCGCACATAATAAAACTTTAGCAGCGCAACTTTGTAGTGAATTCAAAGAATTTTTCCCTAACAATGCAGTAGAATATTTTGTGAGTTATTATGACTACTATCAACCAGAGGCTTATGTAGCCCATAGTGATACTTATATAGAAAAAGATGCCTCTATTAACGATGAAATAGATAAACTAAGGCACTCAGCTACTGCAGCCCTTTTTGAAAGAAGGGATGTTATTATTGTAGCCAGTGTTTCCTGTATTTATGGTTTAGGAGATCCAGAGGAGTATAAAAATTTGGTAGTTTCTTTAAGGACTGGCATGAACAAAGATAGAGATCAGGTCTTAAGACAATTGGTAGATATACAGTATGAGAGAAATGATATCAACTTTGTAAGGGGGACTTTTAGAGTACGAGGAGACATTGTAGAAATTTTCCCTGCGTCTTCTTCAGAAAATGCTGTAAGAATAGAATTTTTTGGAGAAGAGATTGAACGCATTACTGAGTTGAACGCCCTTACAGGGGAAATCATAGGAAGACGAAGTCACATTTCTATTTTTCCGGCTTCCCACTATGCCACCAGCATAGAGAAGGTAGAAGGAGCTATTGAAAAGATAGAAAAAGAGTTAGAGGAACAAATAAAATACTTTAAAGATAATGATAAATTGATAGAAGCGCAAAGAATTCAACAGAGAACCATGTATGATATAGAAATGTTACGAGAAGTAGGCTTTTGTCAAGGGATAGAAAATTATTCTAGACACTTAACTGGTAGAGAAGCCGGCAGTAGGCCCTATACGCTGCTGGATTTTTTTCCAGAGGATTATTTAATTATTACGGACGAGTCTCATGTTACGATTCCTCAAATTCGGGGTATGTATGGAGGAGACCGATCTAGAAAAGAGTCTTTGGTGAACTTTGGCTTTCGCTTACCGTCAGCCTATGATAATCGACCTTTAAATTTTCCAGAGTTTGAAGGGTTGGTGAACCAGATTTTATATGTAAGTGCTACGCCAGGTCCTTATGAACTAGAAAAAAGTCAACAGGTGGTAGAACAAATTATTCGACCTACAGGCCTCTTAGATCCAGCAGTAGAGGTGAGACCTGTAAAAGGACAAATTGATGATTTGGTGGGGGAAATAAATCAGCAGATAGAAAAGGGTAGAAGAACCTTAATTACTACCTTAACAAAAAAAATGGCAGAGGATTTAACCAACTACCTAAAAGAAATAGACATAAAAGTTAGGTATTTGCACTCAGATATAAAAACCATTGAAAGGATGGAAATTATAAGAGATTTAAGGTTGGGAGTTTTTGACGTGTTGGTAGGTATTAACCTATTAAGGGAAGGTTTAGATTTACCGGAGGTCAGTTTAGTAGCCATTTTAGATGCAGATAAGGAAGGTTTTTTAAGATCTGAAACCTCTATGATACAGACCATTGGTAGGGCTGCAAGAAATGTTGAAGGAAAAGTAATTATGTATGGTGATAAGATAACCAATTCTATGAAAAAGGCTATTGAAGAGACGGAAAGAAGAAGAAAAATCCAGTCAGAATATAATAAGACACATAGGATCACACCTAAATCTATAGAGAAAAAGATCTATGATGTGATTGAGGCTACGAAGGTGGCAGAAGGGGAGATAGAGTATACAGTAACAAAGCAAGATAAGAAAAAGTATACCAAGAGTGAATTAGAAAAAATGATAAAGGAATTACAAAGTGAGATGCTCCAAGCTGCGGAAGCCTTAGAATTTGAGAAGGCAGCGAAATTAAGAGATGAAATAGAGACTTTAAAGAAACAACAATGA